Within Citrus sinensis cultivar Valencia sweet orange chromosome 1, DVS_A1.0, whole genome shotgun sequence, the genomic segment TTGACCGCCTCTCTGACCCTTGTAATATTCTGGATATGGAGCCAAATTTCCCTCAGCCCTTCCACTAGGAATACGATTCACTCTCGGAGGGGATGGCTCTCTCTCAGTTTGTTTGGCCCATCCAAACCTGCTCTTTTCATGAGGAACATCATTCACATTATCCTCAGATGTTAATTTAGTTGGTACAACTGATGATACGGGAAATGCAGTTGAGTCTCTGAGGTTAGACGACGAAGATAATGGATCCCTTTTAGAAATGTTCCCTTTTGACAGACTCTTCACCCTGGAATACACATCCATCAGAATAATACaagtgaaaatgaaattacacACTCCACCCCGTATGGAAGACGAAAGTTAGCACAGGTTGAAGAAACAAATACCTGTCAGCATATCGCAGTGTGTTGATAGTATGTTCACATGAACCTGAGCTTGGTGAGATACATGATATCATAACTGTGCGTGAGTCACCAACAAATGAATCTCTGAGAACTTCAGTCAGTTTACTTCCTCTAAAAGGTATGTGACCCTGATCATTGTCTAGAGCTCTAATACATTCTTTCAAAGCTAGTaagcttttattaatttctgcACCTTCCATtctgcaaaaaattaaaatagagcAAACTATTCATTGAATTCCACAGGTTTTGTATAAGTTGGTACTCAAATAATATTCCAAAGTACTAGCACATTCTGGGATGGAAAATCTCTAAGGGGGACCACAGGACTCCATGTAATGCATGGAGCTATTCATTTGAAGgacaataaatatgaaactgCTTAAGTTTTCAGAGAAGGGAATGATTAATGCCTACTCAGCAATACCTTGTCTGTTTGTCATTGTCAGTAGTATCTGCCCCTCGCTCACTCCCAGCAAGATCTATGAAAGACAGTTTTCCTACAAGTCGAGCAGGCTTTGAATCAGAACCATCAGCTGATCTCTTGATGGCAAGCTGAAGTATAGCATGTGATCGGGAAGACTCTTCGTTTGCACCAGTTGTACCAGTGCTTCTCGTGGCGTTTCCTTTCTCAATCAACTCCCTGATAGTATCAACATTTGACACTCTGTATTCTTGCAAACCCACTATGCATACCTGTTGTTTCCCATCCTCCCTCATGCAAAGCTTCCTACAGAATGAAAATAGCAGGCAGGAATATAAACATGACTGCGTTTCGCTtctctttttgtattttatcaaAAGCCCACAAGCTGAAGTAACTTACTTTCTATCATTTAGGAGATCGAATACCTTCCCTCCATATATCTCAAAGAAACTGACATACAATTGGAATCCTTGGCTCCGATGCATCTGGTGCATTAATCTTAGAATATCATGGGACGCTTTTAAGGGCAACGGTTGCATTGTATAAGTCTTTCCACTCCCTGAACAAGCAAAAGTAGATAACTCAagattattaacaatatttcaatgaaaattaatttaaaaattaaaaaaaaatctcacaaGATGATAAATATATCTTCTATCttcatttaattgaaaaatatgaaggACTACCACCAAACCATATGTCAAGCATACGCAAACATTTCtatccagaaaaaaaaatgcacttTCATTTCAAGGAGAATAAATAGATGTGAGACTGACGAGTGAGCAAGCATTTGTGtcagaaaattgaaatttttttcaagaatatatttacaaattcTCTGTATGTAGCCATTTCCAAAAGAAGCAATAGaaaccattttatttaaatttacaacaatatGTTAAAAGGCATATCCTGAGCGAGCTTTACCAAAGGGAAAACAATGAAACAAATACTAAAAGTCCATTCACTTAAATTCAGAAAAGTCTGTTATCCGTTTAATACCTCTCGAATTTTCTTTCACATGGATGTATAAAATTCCAAGTAAAATGTTATCCATACtgagaaatattttcaaatagcaCCACAAAACAATTATCACACTAATAAGTGGAAATAATTATCCTCCTTTCATACAGATGTCCAACAACAAGCCAGTCAAGGCACCCACTTGCCTGTTTGCCCATATGCAAAACAGGTCGCTTTAGTTCTATGGAAAATTAGGGGGACTATGGGTTCCACAGTCTCCGAATACACCTgcaatagaaagaaaaaaattcagtgaattaagtttaatttgtACCATCAATGTGGTGTTAGCCATCTAATCATTTACTCACCTCCTCATTTGTAACATCTTCATTCAGCACAGCATCAAAAACAAATTCATGTCTCTCAACGTACTCTGTCAAGTCAACCTGCAGAGAGCAGTAAACTGGACATTGAGGAAAAAAAGGCAACTGAAGGACATAAATATCTAATAACAATAGAATTATACAGCTGAGAGAGATAGTGAATATGGgtataattttcaaaagaaaactcGGAAAGGATGTATTAGAGCTAGGGTAGAATACTATGTCAAATGCATTTTTGAATGCTTTGGTGAACATCTTCTATTCATGAAGAATACCACCAATTCATTTACATTTAGCCAAACTTCAGCACCCATTGCCAGAAAAGAATGTTCATCTGAAATCTGATAGAAATGCTAGAAGAATGATTCACTGGGTTCTTACCTTCAATTTAGTTTCATGAACTGTGAGATAATTGGAATGCGGTTGTATGGTGATAATGTCTTCCTCTTTCTTAgctatttcctttttgtttaagGGCCTCTTGCGCACCTGCGATATTACCACTAGCATTTTTACTAATGAAttataaagaaacaaaagacaGCAGGCAACCTTCAGATTTACTTGTAGCTCATTTGTTTTCTGAACTTCAAATTTAAACACTTTCTTTCACTTTCACTAAGAAATGCTACTGTGACATTGTTGCATCCACAACTTATAACTATCTGTGATTGATTAGAGCCAGCTTAGCATTTTCTTAAAGCCAAAGTACAATAATGGTAAAGATTAAGAGAAGAATTGACATGGCATCAAGAAACATGCCAAAGTACACTAAAGGTAAAGATTAAGAGAAGAATTGACATGGCATCAAGAAACATACCACGACTTTGATCTTAGCAACATTGTTAGCCCTTTCTTTATCCCCTGAGAAACTTTTAAGTAGGCTATTCTCCGGCACGCCCCGTATTCGATTTGTGAGTTTGCTGGTAGACATATATGGTTCGGAGTCGTCAAAACTTTTACCGAGAACTGGAGCTCTAGTAAACGACATCTAGGAATGGAAATAATGAGTATCAGTagacaaataatataaatgtaGACCTCTCGGCCAATTCATGTTTACCATTAAATAGAATTAAGAGATCCAATATGGGGTAATTCTTTCACTCTTTAGTCAACGATGATGACTTGACTTGATCACCATtgattaaaaggaaaaagatgtACACATACAACCGAAGTATTTAAGCTTCAAACTCATTATCGCAATcagaaatttaaatgtttCATTTCAAGACATCATAAACTTATCTCAAAAcatgataatttataatattattcataaaaatcaatcaacaatGTCAAAACAGTCAATTAGTGCAAGCACATTAAGAAGTCAATGCTAAGCGCTGACCTCGGGTAAAAGCTCAGTATCAAAAGAATGTAGATCCAGCAAGCCAGGGCTGAGCTCACTTGGAGACACGTGGTCGTCCGCATTCTTCCTCATACTCGACGAGCGCGAGGTAACCGGCGGCGTCGTTGGGTCCGGTGACTTCCTGCTTGTTCTTCCTCCATAGAATCCGAAGTCCTGTACGTTAAAACGAACCGTTTAGTCAAAGTTCGACtgtcaaaaccaaaaaataaaaaataagatgagCTAAAAGATCGAACAAACGAACATTAGAAGATTGCAGCCATTTCGAACTAAAGGATGAGTCGAGGAAGTTATCAGAGTATTGACGCTGGTGATGCGCCGCCGTATTAGATCTCGACACCTGTCTTCCAACCACGTTCATTTTTCTCTCGCTGTATCTCTCCCGATCAGACTAGCTTATCAGTTTCAATCTGTTTATTAAACGCAAACAAAATCTGCCGGCCGTGCAATACACACCGATGCTTCaagaccttttctttttttttaaaaaaaaaaaacttcttactaatagataaaaatgaagaaattaaacagATATTTGAAGCCTGAATGACGAagctttatttgttttatattttttaagcagAGAGTGCGAAgagaaatgattttgaaactttgaaaagGAAGACCGGGCAACTCTCGAGGTGTTTTATTAAAGCTTAAACAGTAGCACGGTTAAGGAAGAAAACTCGCGCGTGTCTACCACGTTAATGAAGAGGTAAGGCACCGCGTGATGGTGGCCCACTTGTTTTATGTGGCCGGGCGAAGGGAATGGAACGCGGGAGTGCGCTTGTGAGCTTGTCTGGTTGTCTCCTTGCTTGGGCTCGATGgtttgtttttactttaacAGTGGACCAAGGCGAGCGTGTGAGGGCGCGTGTGTTTGATCGAGGATGAGGTGCCGTCTGCGTGTGCACGCGCGCCCGTGGGTGGGTTGTTTGGTTTGGTGGGGTGTCAAAGCGGTCTTGAACAGAGTCCGAGTCaattgttgctgttgttggtCATCACGTCGCTTGGTGCATGGCCTACTTGAGTGAATCGCGGATACGGTGATTGATCATGCTGTCTTTGTTCTCTACCGTGGATGGTCATCTCATCATTGTCGTGGAGCCCACTTgccaatatttaaaaacttaagaGCGTCATGAGTTGTGAGCatggtttggattttggacGGTCCACGTAGGATGTTCAAGATTTTAAGCGATAAGATCGCGTTGTTACGTGTTAGGGGGATGCATGAGGCAACGAAGGAGGGAAAGTTAGAATTCAAACGGGGTTGTTGCCTTTGTCGGCTCGTCTATAAAAGCATGACCCAATGCGCGGTTGAATCCGTATGACGCTTTTAATAGaatagaaattattattttttactttatacaTACctatgataataataataaacttcaCTTCACCTTCTtacattttctattttccgtttcattttcttgatttttgaaaaatatctttaGGTATTGGAGTGAGAAGTTGGAGTTAAAAAGAACGTCGATCACTCTATTAGAATTTCATAATGCGACTTCACTTTAAAAGCAATTAAATCAACATCTTATCacccaataaaatttctttcatttcttttttatcagtcggattttaatattaagagCGGCACTATCTTGTGCAATTCGCACTATTTTTTATAGGTTAGATTGGGTAGGTAAATTCATAACCCGTAAACCCATAGTCATAAAtctttttgataa encodes:
- the LOC102615412 gene encoding kinesin-like protein KIN-13B isoform X1, which gives rise to MNVVGRQVSRSNTAAHHQRQYSDNFLDSSFSSKWLQSSNDFGFYGGRTSRKSPDPTTPPVTSRSSSMRKNADDHVSPSELSPGLLDLHSFDTELLPEMSFTRAPVLGKSFDDSEPYMSTSKLTNRIRGVPENSLLKSFSGDKERANNVAKIKVVVRKRPLNKKEIAKKEEDIITIQPHSNYLTVHETKLKVDLTEYVERHEFVFDAVLNEDVTNEEVYSETVEPIVPLIFHRTKATCFAYGQTGNGKTYTMQPLPLKASHDILRLMHQMHRSQGFQLYVSFFEIYGGKVFDLLNDRKKLCMREDGKQQVCIVGLQEYRVSNVDTIRELIEKGNATRSTGTTGANEESSRSHAILQLAIKRSADGSDSKPARLVGKLSFIDLAGSERGADTTDNDKQTRMEGAEINKSLLALKECIRALDNDQGHIPFRGSKLTEVLRDSFVGDSRTVMISCISPSSGSCEHTINTLRYADRVKSLSKGNISKRDPLSSSSNLRDSTAFPVSSVVPTKLTSEDNVNDVPHEKSRFGWAKQTEREPSPPRVNRIPSGRAEGNLAPYPEYYKGQRGGQYDVTEDDYDYSEETYEQEKTSWTNDAKLETYQMSASEDMRKIDAVKKRRDLSSFEANDSHSDDDLNALLKEEEDLVSAHRKQVEETMDVVREEMNLLVEADQPGNQLDIYICKLNALLSKKAAVIVQLQTRLAQFQRHLNEYNVLASSSIK
- the LOC102615412 gene encoding kinesin-like protein KIN-13B isoform X2; the protein is MNVVGRQVSRSNTAAHHQRQYSDNFLDSSFSSKWLQSSNDFGFYGGRTSRKSPDPTTPPVTSRSSSMRKNADDHVSPSELSPGLLDLHSFDTELLPEMSFTRAPVLGKSFDDSEPYMSTSKLTNRIRGVPENSLLKSFSGDKERANNVAKIKVVVRKRPLNKKEIAKKEEDIITIQPHSNYLTVHETKLKVDLTEYVERHEFVFDAVLNEDVTNEEVYSETVEPIVPLIFHRTKATCFAYGQTGSGKTYTMQPLPLKASHDILRLMHQMHRSQGFQLYVSFFEIYGGKVFDLLNDRKKLCMREDGKQQVCIVGLQEYRVSNVDTIRELIEKGNATRSTGTTGANEESSRSHAILQLAIKRSADGSDSKPARLVGKLSFIDLAGSERGADTTDNDKQTRMEGAEINKSLLALKECIRALDNDQGHIPFRGSKLTEVLRDSFVGDSRTVMISCISPSSGSCEHTINTLRYADRVKSLSKGNISKRDPLSSSSNLRDSTAFPVSSVVPTKLTSEDNVNDVPHEKSRFGWAKQTEREPSPPRVNRIPSGRAEGNLAPYPEYYKGQRGGQYDVTEDDYDYSEETYEQEKTSWTNDAKLETYQMSASEDMRKIDAVKKRRDLSSFEANDSHSDDDLNALLKEEEDLVSAHRKQVEETMDVVREEMNLLVEADQPGNQLDIYICKLNALLSKKAAVIVQLQTRLAQFQRHLNEYNVLASSSIK